The Xenorhabdus ishibashii DNA window TTTTGACGATTCCTCAGCCTCAGGTAATGTTACATTAAGTTCCAATACAGAGATGTCATCATTTTTTTGCTCAAATTGTACAGAAAGCATGTCTGGATCGATTTGTACATACTTACAAATTACAGCCAGAATATCCCGTTTCATATCGGGCAAATAGGCAGGCTCAGAGTCACCACGGCGCCGCTCGGCCACGATGATTTGTAGCCGTTCCTTGGCAATATTGGCTGTCGGTTTTTTTCTCGACAGAAAGAAATCTAACAAAGCCATGCGTTACCCCCCAAACAGGCGTTTTAAAAAGCTCTTTTTTTCTTCTTCGATGAAACGGAAAGGCCGTTCTTCACCAAGTAAACGTAAAACAGTATCTTCGTATGCTTTACCCGCGTCAGAGTCTTTGTCCAAAATGACGGGCTCTCCTTGGTTGGATGAACGGAGAACAGACTGGTCTTCTGGGATGACACCGAGCAAAGGAATGCACAGAATTTCCAGTACATCTTCCATACTCAGCATGTCGCCGCGGTTCACACGCCCTGGATTATAGCGAGTTAGCAGAAGGTGCTCTTTGATAGGTTCGTCACCTTGTTCTGCACGGCGTGATTTGGATGCCAAAATACCTAAAATACGATCAGAGTCACGGACAGAAGAAACTTCCGGGTTTGTTGTAATAATTGCTTCATCGGCAAAGTAGAGCGCCATCAATGCACCACTTTCAATGCCAGCAGGTGAATCACAGACAATGAAGTCAAATCCCTGTTGATCCAATTCGTTCAAAATCTTCTCAACACCATCTCTGGTGAGAGCTTCCTTATCACGGGTTTGGGAAGCGGGCAGAATATATAGATTATCTGTGCGCTTATCTTTGATAAGCGCTTGATTCAAGCTGGCGTCACCTTGAATGACGTTCACGAAGTCAAAAACCACGCGGCGTTCACAGCCCATAATTAGGTCGAGGTTCCGTAAACCGATATCAAAATCGATAACGGCGGTTTTTTTTCCTCTTTGGGCGAGACCGGTAGCAATGGCCGCGCTTGAAGTGGTTTTGCCAACGCCACCTTTACCAGATGTAACAACAATAATGCGTGCCATGAAGCGATTCCTTGTTATAAGGGCTAGACTAAAGTTTCAATAGTTAATTCATTGTTCACCAGGCGTAATTTTGCTGCCTTGCCAACAAAATTTTCTGGAATTTTTTCGCTGAGCCAATATTGCCCTGCAATAGAGGTAAGCTCAGCGTTTAAATGGGTGCAGAAAATCTGGCTTTCTTGATCACCAGATGCGCCTGCCAATACGCGTCCACGCAGCACACCATATATATGAATATTTCCATCAGCGATTAATTCTGCACCAGCGCTCACATTATTTGTCACAATTAGATCACTATTTGGTGCATAAATTCTTTGTCCTGAACGAACAGGTGTATTAATTATACGAGTTTTTTTGAAAATAGGTTCAGCCGGTTTATTTTCTTGAGTAAGAACTTTCTGACTTTTACCTTCTTTCAATAAAGGAAGTTCAGATTTTAGAACAATTTCTCGTTGCTTTTCGTTTTGACAACCGCTGATACCAACGATGCGCAACCCAACTGACTCAACGGCTTGGTGGAGTGCGAGGAGATCTGCATCAACAGGGAGAGCGGATATATTGATAACAACGGGAGCATTTTTCAGGAATTCGGGCGCTTGCTCCATTTTTTCCTGCATAGCTTTATGAATAACTTCCGGCTGGCCATCGTATAAATGAACGACCGAAAGCGTAAAATTACTGCCTTTTAGCTCAATTGGCGACTGTGACATCGATATTCTGACTCAGCAATGTTAAGTTTCCTAAGGTAGTTTACACAAACATTTTCCTAAACCAGCCTTTGGGAGACGATATTCTTAAATATAATAAGCATGTTATAGTTAGTGAATTATTCAAGCAAGTCACAGCGTTAATTTAAAAGAGTTTATAACAATGATTTGTGTAATCTACAGAAGCCCAAAACGTGACCAAACATATCTGTATATTGAAAAAAGAGGAGATTTTTCGCGCGTTCCTGAAGATTTGTTAAGAACATTTGGTGAACCTCAATATTCAATGATGATTTCATTATCTGAAAGAAAAAAACTGGCTAATGCTGATATTGAAAAAGTAAAAACCGCGTTGAATGAGCAAGGTTTTTACCTGCAAGTACCACCTCCCGTGGAAAGTTTGCTCAATGAATATCTGGTATCAAATAAGCCACTTAAGCAATAAAAATCGCTGGCAACTGCCTGATCCTGAATTGAGGAGGAGCCGATTTATGAAATTAATCACTGGGCTAACTTTATTGACAACAGCTCTGCTGGCAGGGTGCAGTACATCAAATGGTAAACAATTGTACAATCCATCGGTGTTGACTCCACGCTCCCAAACTGAGGCCAGAGCATTAGAGCAAGATTTTCCATTGAACGCCCGTGAGCCATCACAGTTTTCCGCTTATGTGGTTTTGCTGAAACAGCAAGCGAGAGAGCAAGGGATCAGTGAAAAAACATTGGATCGGGCATTTGCCAATATCCATTTTATTCCGCGCGTCATTAAAGCCGATCGTAACCAGCCAGAAAAAAAAGTGACTCTGGATGATTACCTGAACCGCGTCTTGCCAGCCTGGAAGATTGGACAGGGTGTTAAGGCATATGAAGATAATAAGCTCCAGTTAGCAAGGATCAGCCGCAAATACGGTGTACCCAAAGCCTATATTGTTGCTTTGTGGGGCTTAGAAAGCGGTTTTGGTAAATTTCAGGGAAAAGAAGATGTCATTTCGGCTTTATCTACGATGGCCTTTGAAGGGCGCCGAGAAGTATTTTTTATCAAACAGTTACTGGCAGCGTTAGAAATAATTGAAAATCAATATATTGATGAAGATCAGGCGCTAAAAGGTTCCTGGGCGGGGGCAATGGGGCAAAATCAATTTATGCCAACCTCTTACTTAACATATGGTGCTGATGGCGATGGTGATGGAAAAATTGATATTTGGCACAATAAAGAAGATGTTTTTGCCTCGACTGCTAATTATCTGCATAAGGAAGGGTGGAGACAGGGCTTACCTTGGGGGTATGCCATTTCGTTACCTATAGGCTTTGATATCGCCTTAGAAGGCATTAAACCCGAACAGGGGAAAACCATTGCCGAATGGCAGGCATTGGGGATTTCATCTCCACATTTTGCTAAGTTGCCTGCAAATACTAAAGGTTGGATTGTCATCCCTGATGATTCAGCCCAACGGGCATTTTGGGTGACACAAAATTTCCGCACTATCATGCACTGGAATCGTTCTTATTATTTTGCTCTCAGTGTTGGTATGATGGCGGATGGTATTATGCAACGTACTCATTTTCTCACTCGCTGAAAATCAGATCCTGAAAACAAGATAAAGGAACAATGTTATGTACCAGCATCAGGATTGGCAGGGTGTATTGTTGGATTTTCCTGCTAATAAGGTTGTTTGTGTCGGCAGTAATTACGACAAACATATGAAAGAGATGGGCTCCCAATCCACAGAAGAGCCGGTGATATTCATC harbors:
- the minE gene encoding cell division topological specificity factor MinE, producing the protein MALLDFFLSRKKPTANIAKERLQIIVAERRRGDSEPAYLPDMKRDILAVICKYVQIDPDMLSVQFEQKNDDISVLELNVTLPEAEESSK
- a CDS encoding YcgL domain-containing protein, which produces MICVIYRSPKRDQTYLYIEKRGDFSRVPEDLLRTFGEPQYSMMISLSERKKLANADIEKVKTALNEQGFYLQVPPPVESLLNEYLVSNKPLKQ
- the minC gene encoding septum site-determining protein MinC codes for the protein MSQSPIELKGSNFTLSVVHLYDGQPEVIHKAMQEKMEQAPEFLKNAPVVINISALPVDADLLALHQAVESVGLRIVGISGCQNEKQREIVLKSELPLLKEGKSQKVLTQENKPAEPIFKKTRIINTPVRSGQRIYAPNSDLIVTNNVSAGAELIADGNIHIYGVLRGRVLAGASGDQESQIFCTHLNAELTSIAGQYWLSEKIPENFVGKAAKLRLVNNELTIETLV
- a CDS encoding lytic murein transglycosylase, producing MKLITGLTLLTTALLAGCSTSNGKQLYNPSVLTPRSQTEARALEQDFPLNAREPSQFSAYVVLLKQQAREQGISEKTLDRAFANIHFIPRVIKADRNQPEKKVTLDDYLNRVLPAWKIGQGVKAYEDNKLQLARISRKYGVPKAYIVALWGLESGFGKFQGKEDVISALSTMAFEGRREVFFIKQLLAALEIIENQYIDEDQALKGSWAGAMGQNQFMPTSYLTYGADGDGDGKIDIWHNKEDVFASTANYLHKEGWRQGLPWGYAISLPIGFDIALEGIKPEQGKTIAEWQALGISSPHFAKLPANTKGWIVIPDDSAQRAFWVTQNFRTIMHWNRSYYFALSVGMMADGIMQRTHFLTR
- the minD gene encoding septum site-determining protein MinD; its protein translation is MARIIVVTSGKGGVGKTTSSAAIATGLAQRGKKTAVIDFDIGLRNLDLIMGCERRVVFDFVNVIQGDASLNQALIKDKRTDNLYILPASQTRDKEALTRDGVEKILNELDQQGFDFIVCDSPAGIESGALMALYFADEAIITTNPEVSSVRDSDRILGILASKSRRAEQGDEPIKEHLLLTRYNPGRVNRGDMLSMEDVLEILCIPLLGVIPEDQSVLRSSNQGEPVILDKDSDAGKAYEDTVLRLLGEERPFRFIEEEKKSFLKRLFGG